Proteins encoded in a region of the Neodiprion virginianus isolate iyNeoVirg1 chromosome 2, iyNeoVirg1.1, whole genome shotgun sequence genome:
- the LOC124298139 gene encoding uncharacterized protein LOC124298139, protein MSSRSMIEVRVIFGNGSKRPPEDESQGYASASGSPKALKARSDSSLRHPATRPATSRRENAASTSLPLQFEGETAADDTTRLEITISGGLAGNVARFVEFKKDLGTSTSTSTPNSRLSGGLPEPKKPQTKRRRHSSFWRRPFGSRNEQSGVLETSLGAEASNSESISVNEMRSRRNLESQLDSYEAVKSPIEEVPSFEAKPAEPSASCKENRKGCSSKWGLPARFLETLSEATSLATL, encoded by the coding sequence ATGTCCTCGAGGTCCATGATAGAAGTGAGGGTGATATTCGGGAACGGCTCGAAGAGGCCCCCAGAGGACGAGAGTCAGGGATACGCCAGCGCCTCGGGATCTCCGAAGGCCCTGAAAGCGAGGAGTGACTCGTCCTTGCGGCATCCGGCGACCCGGCCAGCGACGAGTCGCCGGGAAAATGCTGCGAGTACTTCTCTCCCCCTGCAGTTCGAGGGCGAAACGGCAGCCGACGACACGACCAGGCTGGAGATCACGATATCCGGAGGATTAGCGGGGAACGTCGCGCGCTTCGTCGAGTTCAAAAAGGACCTCGGTACCTCGACCTCGACCTCGACCCCGAATTCCCGGCTATCCGGAGGACTTCCAGAGCCTAAGAAGCCCCAGACGAAGAGGCGAAGGCATTCCAGTTTCTGGAGACGTCCCTTCGGAAGTCGCAACGAGCAGTCGGGGGTCCTCGAAACGAGTCTCGGTGCCGAGGCTTCGAACTCGGAGTCGATTTCCGTGAACGAAATGCGCTCCAGGCGTAATTTGGAGTCACAATTGGACAGCTACGAGGCTGTTAAATCCCCGATCGAAGAAGTCCCTTCGTTCGAGGCGAAGCCTGCCGAGCCTTCGGCATCTTGTAAGGAAAATCGTAAAGGGTGTAGCAGTAAGTGGGGACTACCCGCTCGATTTTTGGAAACTCTCAGTGAAGCCACGAGCCTTGCGACTCTATAG